In Candidatus Nanopelagicales bacterium, the following are encoded in one genomic region:
- a CDS encoding phosphoketolase, with protein IVLACAGDVVTQETIAAAQILKQRLPAMQVRVVNVVDIMALQRPKDHPHGMSELYFDELFTDTVDVIFAFHSFPGAVHFLVHGRPDADRFRARGFIEQGTTTTPFDMVVRNEVSRYHLVMDALNNAKRTVKGAAELKQWCIDQLARHEEYVVENLMDMPEVRDWSLDSDIAG; from the coding sequence ACATCGTGTTGGCATGTGCGGGTGACGTAGTGACCCAGGAGACGATCGCCGCCGCGCAGATCCTCAAACAACGACTGCCCGCCATGCAGGTCCGGGTGGTCAACGTCGTGGACATCATGGCGCTGCAACGGCCGAAGGACCATCCGCATGGGATGAGCGAGTTGTACTTCGACGAACTCTTCACCGACACCGTCGATGTGATCTTTGCGTTCCACAGCTTCCCGGGCGCAGTGCATTTCCTGGTGCACGGTCGACCCGACGCGGATCGCTTCCGAGCACGCGGATTCATCGAGCAGGGAACCACGACGACGCCTTTCGACATGGTGGTCCGCAACGAGGTTTCGCGCTATCACCTGGTGATGGACGCTCTCAATAACGCCAAGCGAACCGTGAAGGGTGCTGCCGAACTCAAGCAGTGGTGCATCGACCAGTTGGCGCGGCACGAGGAGTACGTCGTGGAGAACTTGATGGACATGCCGGAGGTGCGGGACTGGTCCCTCGACTCGGACATCGCAGGCTGA
- a CDS encoding acetate/propionate family kinase — translation MTTRIAVVNAGSSSLKLQILDGSQEVAALTLERWSADAAPEELEEFIDTAGELEAVGHRVVHGGSVHSGPVVLDDAVVDYLESLTDLAPLHQPKAVAAIRALRALLPEVPQVACFDTAFHSTIPAANATYAVPWEWTQRWGLRRYGFHGLSHAYASRRGAELAGRDVADARIVTCHLGAGASLCAVRDGASVDTTMGFTPLEGLVMATRSGSVDPGMVLWLQEHADLTVDDLSVGLTREGGLAGVSGVGGDLRDVSDAASAGSDRAGLALAVYDHSLASLTSAMITSCGGLDVLVFTGGVGEHSVERRGQLVASLAYLGIELDDAANRATQSDGVISSTASSAAVVVVTAREDLQIASSVEQLLLNG, via the coding sequence GTGACCACGCGCATCGCAGTAGTGAATGCGGGCTCGAGCAGCCTCAAACTGCAGATCCTGGACGGTTCGCAGGAGGTCGCCGCACTGACGCTTGAGCGGTGGTCGGCGGATGCGGCCCCGGAGGAACTTGAGGAGTTCATCGATACCGCTGGTGAGCTCGAAGCGGTTGGCCACCGAGTGGTTCACGGCGGCTCCGTCCACAGCGGACCGGTCGTGCTCGACGACGCTGTGGTCGACTACTTGGAGTCGCTGACGGACCTGGCCCCGCTGCACCAACCCAAAGCCGTTGCTGCCATTCGGGCACTGCGCGCGTTGCTACCCGAGGTACCTCAAGTCGCCTGCTTCGACACGGCATTTCACTCCACGATCCCGGCGGCGAATGCCACCTATGCCGTGCCCTGGGAGTGGACCCAGCGCTGGGGTCTACGCAGGTATGGATTCCATGGGCTGTCGCACGCCTATGCCAGTCGCCGTGGTGCGGAACTCGCGGGGCGCGACGTTGCCGACGCTCGCATTGTCACCTGTCACCTCGGTGCCGGGGCCTCGCTGTGTGCGGTGCGAGACGGCGCCAGCGTCGACACAACGATGGGCTTCACGCCGCTGGAAGGCCTGGTGATGGCAACGCGCAGCGGGTCGGTCGACCCGGGCATGGTGCTGTGGCTGCAGGAACACGCAGATCTGACCGTCGACGACCTTTCGGTCGGCTTAACCCGCGAGGGCGGCTTGGCGGGGGTGTCCGGTGTCGGTGGTGACCTCCGTGATGTCAGTGACGCAGCGTCCGCCGGCTCCGACCGGGCGGGCCTGGCGCTGGCGGTCTACGACCACAGCCTCGCGAGCCTCACCTCGGCGATGATCACGTCCTGCGGCGGTCTGGATGTCTTGGTCTTCACCGGCGGAGTCGGCGAACACTCAGTCGAGCGCCGCGGGCAGCTGGTGGCTTCACTGGCGTACTTGGGCATCGAGCTAGACGATGCCGCCAACCGCGCGACGCAGTCCGACGGCGTGATCAGCAGCACCGCGTCCAGTGCGGCTGTGGTCGTCGTGACAGCACGCGAGGATCTGCAAATTGCCAGCAGCGTTGAGCAGCTGTTGCTGAACGGCTAG
- a CDS encoding TerC family protein, whose amino-acid sequence MSIWIWVATVVVILGLLALDFAISHKPHHVGIREATWWSVFYIAVAVVFGIVIFWWQGTTAGTEFFSAYLVEKSLSVDNLFVFAIIFAKFLVPDALQQRVLLFGIILALVFRTIFIAVGAAALAYFSFTFVIFGALLIWTGIQLARHRNEDPEPSENLVTKLARKRFTVTDDYHGTAFFTKIDGVKAATPLLLVVIAVGSTDLLFALDSIPATFGVTQDPYLVFAANAFALLGLRALFFLLKGLLDRLVYLSLGLAVILVFIGIKLVLTWAHETWASVPKIPTLTSLAVIVVILTITAIASLIKTRQDPTAVAHAGTVIKPKHSEGVSDSSERSSDEQG is encoded by the coding sequence GTGAGCATCTGGATCTGGGTCGCCACCGTAGTTGTGATCCTCGGGTTGCTCGCGCTCGATTTTGCGATAAGCCACAAGCCACACCACGTCGGAATCCGAGAGGCGACCTGGTGGTCGGTGTTTTACATCGCGGTGGCGGTGGTGTTCGGCATCGTCATCTTCTGGTGGCAAGGCACGACCGCTGGCACCGAGTTCTTTTCCGCGTACCTGGTGGAGAAGAGCCTGTCGGTCGACAACTTGTTCGTCTTCGCCATCATCTTCGCTAAGTTCCTGGTTCCGGACGCCCTGCAACAGCGGGTGCTGCTGTTCGGGATCATCTTGGCGCTGGTGTTCCGCACCATCTTTATTGCCGTTGGTGCGGCCGCGCTCGCGTACTTCTCCTTCACCTTTGTGATCTTCGGTGCGTTGCTGATCTGGACCGGGATTCAGTTGGCCCGACACCGCAATGAGGATCCCGAACCCTCCGAGAACTTGGTGACCAAGCTGGCGCGTAAGCGCTTCACGGTCACCGACGACTATCACGGCACCGCGTTCTTCACCAAGATCGACGGAGTCAAAGCAGCAACACCATTGCTGCTCGTCGTCATCGCAGTCGGCTCGACCGATCTCCTGTTCGCCCTCGATTCGATTCCGGCCACCTTTGGTGTCACCCAGGATCCGTATTTGGTGTTCGCAGCGAACGCGTTTGCGCTGCTCGGGCTGCGTGCCTTGTTCTTCCTGCTCAAGGGCCTTCTGGATCGGTTGGTCTACCTGTCATTGGGTCTTGCGGTGATTCTGGTCTTCATCGGCATCAAGCTGGTTCTCACCTGGGCACACGAGACCTGGGCGAGCGTTCCCAAGATTCCGACACTGACCTCGCTGGCGGTCATCGTGGTGATTTTGACGATCACGGCGATTGCCAGCCTGATCAAGACTCGGCAGGACCCGACAGCCGTTGCCCACGCAGGAACAGTCATTAAACCGAAGCATTCCGAGGGCGTCAGCGACTCGTCCGAGCGAAGCAGCGACGAACAGGGCTAG
- a CDS encoding TerC family protein encodes MNVPVWVWALTIGGVLLVFALDLILVDASPHAFTVREATRWVIIYIAAAIVFGIGVYYVQGAEIAGQFFAGYVTEYSLSVDNLFVFVVLIASFAVPAELQHRVLLIGILIALVLRTILIIIGAAIIEAFIGVFFIFGAFLLWTAWKVWFSGDEEPDPDGNAIVRFAEKRLPSTPDYDGHKMITRVAGHRVITPMALVVLAIGTTDLLFALDSIPAVFGLTQESYIVFAVNAFALMGLRQLYFLLNGLIDRLIYLHKGLALILCFISVKLILEALHGTTSLSVPQIGAFTSLAVIVAILAVTAITSIVAVKRHPTMAPKAAAGSHPERPVRGAGSGLRHLGGAESDPARPTDSQGEHEFDKRNDEGDST; translated from the coding sequence GTGAACGTTCCCGTCTGGGTCTGGGCACTCACCATCGGGGGCGTCCTCCTAGTTTTCGCGCTTGACCTCATCCTGGTCGACGCCAGCCCGCACGCCTTCACCGTTCGCGAGGCGACCCGTTGGGTGATCATCTACATCGCCGCCGCAATCGTCTTCGGAATTGGCGTCTACTACGTCCAGGGTGCGGAGATCGCTGGCCAATTCTTTGCCGGCTACGTCACCGAGTATTCGCTGAGCGTGGACAACCTGTTCGTCTTCGTCGTGCTCATCGCCAGTTTCGCCGTTCCGGCCGAACTCCAGCACCGGGTTCTCCTGATCGGCATCCTGATCGCGTTGGTGCTGCGGACGATTCTCATCATCATCGGCGCCGCCATCATCGAGGCGTTCATCGGTGTTTTCTTCATCTTCGGAGCCTTCCTGCTGTGGACCGCTTGGAAGGTGTGGTTCTCCGGCGACGAGGAGCCAGACCCGGACGGCAACGCCATCGTTCGGTTTGCCGAGAAGCGGCTTCCGTCCACGCCCGACTACGACGGTCACAAGATGATCACCCGCGTGGCTGGTCATCGGGTGATCACTCCGATGGCCCTAGTCGTGCTGGCGATTGGGACCACCGACCTGCTCTTTGCGTTGGACTCAATCCCAGCCGTCTTCGGTCTGACGCAGGAGAGTTACATCGTCTTTGCCGTGAACGCCTTTGCGCTGATGGGACTGCGGCAGCTCTACTTCCTGCTCAACGGGCTCATCGATCGCTTGATCTACCTGCACAAGGGTCTTGCGCTCATCCTCTGCTTCATCTCGGTCAAGCTGATTCTGGAGGCCCTCCACGGCACGACGAGCTTGAGCGTGCCCCAGATAGGAGCCTTTACATCGCTCGCAGTCATTGTCGCTATTCTTGCCGTCACCGCGATCACTTCCATCGTCGCAGTGAAGCGCCACCCAACGATGGCGCCTAAGGCGGCAGCAGGCTCCCACCCCGAGCGGCCCGTCAGAGGCGCGGGTTCGGGGCTACGGCACCTCGGTGGTGCCGAGTCTGACCCGGCAAGGCCGACGGACAGTCAAGGCGAGCATGAGTTCGACAAACGCAACGACGAAGGAGACTCGACGTGA
- the uvrB gene encoding excinuclease ABC subunit UvrB, translating into MARPVTDLQRTVAPFRVISEYEPAGDQPAAIAEIARRIEADDQNVVLLGATGTGKSATTAWLVEKLQRPTLVMAPNKTLAAQLANEFRELMPDNAVEYFVSYYDYYQPEAYIPQTDTYIEKDSSINEEVERLRHSATNALLTRRDCIVVATVSAIYGLGTPQEYIDRMVRVRVGEEYDRDSILRRLVQIQYSRNDLAFTRGTFRVRGDTLEVFPVYEEHPVRIEFFGDQVERLMTLQPVTGEILTEDSELYVFPASHYVAGPERMERAITAIEAELEGRLAELEKGNHLLEAQRLRMRTEYDIEMMQQVGFCSGIENYSRHIDGREQGSAPNCLIDYFPEDFLLVIDESHVTVPQIGGMYEGDMSRKRMLVDHGFRLPSAMDNRPLRWEEFVDRIGQTIYLSATPGPYELAKVDNDVVEQVIRPTGLLDPEIIVKPTKGQIDDLLDEIQTRVAVKERVLVTTLTKKMAEDLTDYLLENGVRARYLHSEVDTLRRVELLRELRQGLYDVLVGINLLREGLDLPEVSLVAILDADKEGFLRSARSLVQTIGRAARNVSGEVHMYADTITDSMRKAIDETNRRRAKQTAYNVERGVDPQPLRKKIADITDLLAREDADTEELLGGSGRSRSRGRVAGGDMRSRAKASDSATSVTVADRDGMPARDLVDLITRLTEQMHAAAAELQFELAGRYRDEISDLKKELRQMREAGHG; encoded by the coding sequence ATGGCGAGGCCCGTTACCGACCTTCAACGAACCGTTGCCCCGTTTCGGGTGATTAGCGAGTACGAACCGGCCGGCGACCAGCCAGCGGCAATCGCGGAGATCGCCCGCCGGATCGAGGCGGATGACCAGAACGTCGTGCTGCTAGGTGCCACCGGAACCGGCAAGAGCGCGACCACGGCTTGGTTGGTTGAGAAACTCCAACGCCCGACGCTGGTCATGGCGCCCAACAAGACGCTGGCGGCGCAGTTGGCCAACGAATTCCGCGAACTCATGCCTGACAACGCGGTCGAGTACTTCGTCTCCTACTACGACTACTACCAACCCGAGGCCTACATCCCGCAGACCGATACCTACATCGAGAAGGACTCCTCCATCAACGAGGAGGTCGAGCGTCTTCGGCACTCCGCGACCAATGCGCTGCTCACCCGTCGGGACTGCATCGTGGTCGCGACCGTCAGTGCCATCTACGGTCTGGGGACGCCGCAGGAGTACATCGATCGGATGGTGCGGGTTCGTGTCGGCGAAGAATACGATCGCGATTCGATCTTGCGTCGACTGGTACAGATCCAATACAGCCGCAACGACCTCGCCTTTACTCGAGGCACGTTCCGAGTTCGTGGCGACACCCTCGAGGTGTTCCCGGTGTACGAGGAGCATCCAGTCCGCATTGAGTTCTTCGGCGACCAAGTCGAACGGCTGATGACCCTGCAGCCGGTGACCGGCGAGATCCTGACTGAGGACAGTGAGCTTTACGTCTTCCCCGCCTCGCACTACGTCGCCGGTCCGGAACGGATGGAACGCGCGATCACCGCCATCGAAGCGGAGCTTGAAGGTCGCCTGGCCGAGCTGGAGAAGGGCAACCACTTGTTGGAAGCCCAGCGGTTACGCATGCGAACCGAGTACGACATTGAGATGATGCAGCAAGTCGGTTTCTGCTCCGGTATCGAGAACTACTCGCGTCACATCGATGGTCGCGAGCAGGGGAGTGCACCGAACTGCCTGATCGACTACTTCCCCGAGGACTTCCTGCTCGTCATCGATGAGTCGCACGTGACGGTGCCGCAGATTGGCGGCATGTATGAGGGCGACATGTCGCGCAAGCGGATGTTGGTCGACCACGGGTTCCGGCTGCCGAGCGCGATGGACAACCGGCCGCTGCGGTGGGAGGAGTTCGTCGACCGGATCGGCCAGACGATCTACCTGTCCGCGACCCCAGGTCCCTATGAACTGGCCAAGGTCGACAACGACGTTGTTGAGCAGGTGATCCGACCGACTGGCCTGCTCGACCCGGAGATCATCGTCAAACCAACCAAGGGCCAAATCGACGACCTCCTCGACGAGATCCAGACGCGGGTCGCCGTCAAGGAGCGGGTTCTCGTCACAACGCTGACCAAGAAAATGGCCGAGGACCTCACTGATTATCTGCTGGAGAACGGAGTACGCGCCCGCTACCTCCACAGCGAGGTGGACACCTTGCGCCGGGTGGAACTGCTGCGCGAACTTCGGCAGGGACTCTACGACGTCCTCGTCGGCATCAACTTGCTTCGCGAGGGCCTGGATCTACCCGAGGTCAGCCTCGTCGCGATCCTGGACGCCGACAAAGAGGGTTTCCTGCGGTCTGCACGCAGCCTGGTGCAGACCATCGGTCGCGCCGCGCGAAACGTCTCCGGCGAGGTTCACATGTATGCCGACACCATCACCGATTCGATGCGCAAAGCAATCGATGAGACCAACCGTCGCCGAGCCAAGCAGACTGCCTACAACGTGGAGCGCGGCGTCGACCCACAGCCGTTGCGCAAGAAGATCGCCGACATCACCGACCTACTCGCTCGTGAAGACGCTGACACCGAGGAGTTGCTCGGGGGATCGGGACGCAGTCGCTCGCGCGGTCGCGTTGCCGGGGGTGACATGCGATCCCGGGCGAAGGCAAGCGACAGCGCCACGAGCGTCACGGTCGCTGACCGCGACGGCATGCCCGCTCGTGATCTGGTCGACCTGATCACCAGGTTGACCGAACAAATGCACGCGGCAGCGGCCGAGCTGCAGTTCGAGCTAGCTGGTCGCTACCGGGACGAGATCTCGGACCTCAAAAAAGAGCTGCGGCAGATGCGCGAGGCGGGCCACGGGTGA
- a CDS encoding acyl--CoA ligase, whose product MRRLGAQECEAMAEAAAGHLHAAHTAQVMTGDRIAIVVPAEGTPHEEAAEIQAHVLGLVMGALRSGIIPVMVNPALPPEAREQIIADAEVSLVIDDADSLFTLTSTRTDTPPAELAPIPLGRPMHYTSGTTGRSKGVWSGIWDEQTATTAWADEQQQWVFTGQDVTLVHGPLAHSGPLRFAMLVLLAGGTVLLPGAFDAQRIADCLVEDRPTHAFVVPSHIQRLMALPGGPPPSPYRLLTHAGAACPAPLKQQIHDWAGVDRTWEFYGSTEGQFTACSGREWEQRPGTVGRARAGRTLTIRDGVIWCQVPRWFTFEYWNDPEKTLRAWHTNDQGGREFSVGDLGRLDQDGYLWLVGRRDDLIITGGVNVYPAQVEDVLLAHPSVSEVAVFGIEDEQWGQRVCAALVLHEDPAARSMETAATETVLRSITNHAAGHLAGYQRPKSYYPTSDLPRTESGKVRRTELPEFLGLG is encoded by the coding sequence GTGCGGAGGCTTGGAGCGCAGGAGTGCGAGGCGATGGCCGAGGCGGCCGCTGGTCACTTGCACGCCGCCCACACCGCTCAGGTGATGACCGGTGACCGGATCGCGATCGTGGTGCCAGCCGAGGGAACGCCGCACGAGGAAGCTGCTGAGATCCAGGCACACGTCCTCGGGCTGGTCATGGGTGCTTTGCGAAGCGGGATCATCCCGGTGATGGTGAATCCCGCTCTGCCGCCAGAGGCTCGCGAGCAGATAATCGCCGATGCCGAAGTGTCGTTGGTGATCGACGACGCGGACTCCCTCTTCACACTCACGAGCACCCGGACAGACACCCCACCGGCTGAGCTTGCACCGATACCACTCGGTCGACCGATGCACTACACGTCCGGAACGACGGGACGATCGAAGGGGGTCTGGAGTGGAATCTGGGACGAGCAGACCGCCACCACGGCTTGGGCAGATGAACAGCAACAGTGGGTGTTCACTGGTCAGGATGTGACCCTGGTTCACGGCCCGCTCGCCCACAGCGGGCCCCTGCGGTTCGCCATGCTGGTGCTACTCGCGGGTGGCACCGTGTTGCTGCCCGGAGCTTTTGACGCCCAGCGCATCGCGGACTGCCTCGTCGAGGACAGGCCCACGCACGCGTTCGTCGTGCCCAGCCATATCCAACGGTTGATGGCCTTGCCGGGCGGACCGCCACCGTCCCCGTACCGCCTACTGACCCACGCTGGCGCGGCGTGCCCGGCCCCGCTCAAACAGCAGATTCACGACTGGGCCGGAGTCGACCGAACGTGGGAGTTCTACGGCTCCACCGAAGGCCAGTTCACCGCATGCAGCGGTCGTGAGTGGGAACAACGCCCAGGAACGGTCGGTCGGGCTCGCGCCGGACGAACGCTCACGATTCGCGATGGCGTCATCTGGTGCCAAGTTCCGCGATGGTTCACGTTCGAGTATTGGAACGACCCCGAGAAGACCTTGAGGGCCTGGCACACCAACGACCAGGGTGGTCGTGAGTTCTCCGTCGGTGACCTCGGTCGCCTCGACCAGGACGGCTACCTGTGGCTCGTCGGCCGCCGCGACGACCTCATCATCACCGGTGGTGTCAACGTGTACCCCGCGCAAGTCGAAGACGTCCTCTTGGCACATCCGTCCGTCAGCGAGGTCGCAGTGTTTGGGATCGAGGATGAGCAGTGGGGTCAGCGCGTTTGTGCGGCCCTCGTCCTCCACGAGGACCCCGCCGCGAGGAGCATGGAGACAGCGGCGACCGAAACCGTGTTGCGATCCATCACCAACCACGCAGCAGGGCATCTGGCCGGGTACCAACGGCCAAAGAGCTACTACCCGACGAGCGATCTGCCCCGCACTGAGTCGGGCAAGGTGCGCCGCACCGAACTACCGGAGTTCCTCGGCCTCGGTTAG
- a CDS encoding dephospho-CoA kinase, which yields MGNVRVGLTGGIGSGKSTVAQLLAARGAYVIDADAIARELVAPGTQGLAALAEAFGNGVIQADGSLDRAGLATVAFADEASRQRLDAITHPLIRERTLQMYADAPDGAVIVHDVALLTELNLADAYDLVVVVDCPDDLRVQRLLVRGLTEQDARARMAAQATREQRLAIADEVIDNSGTLADLADHVDRVWDRISTVAAS from the coding sequence ATGGGCAACGTACGAGTCGGCCTGACGGGTGGAATCGGCTCGGGGAAGTCGACGGTGGCCCAATTGTTGGCGGCGCGGGGCGCCTATGTCATCGATGCTGACGCGATCGCGCGTGAGTTAGTGGCACCGGGCACCCAAGGTCTTGCTGCCTTGGCCGAGGCCTTTGGCAACGGCGTCATCCAGGCTGACGGTTCGCTTGACCGCGCAGGCTTGGCCACCGTTGCATTTGCCGACGAGGCCTCGCGTCAGCGACTCGATGCCATCACGCACCCATTGATTCGTGAGCGCACCTTGCAGATGTACGCCGATGCACCGGATGGCGCGGTGATTGTGCACGATGTTGCGCTGCTGACCGAGCTGAACTTGGCTGATGCCTACGACCTAGTGGTGGTCGTTGACTGTCCTGATGATCTGCGCGTCCAGCGCTTGCTGGTTCGGGGACTGACGGAGCAGGATGCCCGCGCACGGATGGCCGCGCAGGCGACCCGCGAGCAGCGCTTGGCGATCGCGGATGAGGTCATCGACAACTCCGGCACGCTGGCGGATCTTGCAGACCACGTTGACCGGGTGTGGGACCGCATCTCGACAGTGGCGGCGTCTTGA
- a CDS encoding SDR family NAD(P)-dependent oxidoreductase, translating to MRDGLGAMQRIMLLGGTSEIGLAIVRELAKDGRLTDVFLAVRSVDSAAEAIAALSHEHPGLNVVAVQFDAAKQETYEPAFDTAFSGGSVDCVISSFGLLGTGVDCEQDLDGVRQLLDVNYTGAILTGTIAVQRFRTQGYGSLVVLSSVAAERSRLDNYVYASTKAGVDAWASGMADSLVGSGIQVLVVRPGFVHTKMTEGLPVAPLATTPEVVAEQTVKALRKGSSLVWAPAGVRPLMSTLRHLPRPVFRVVTKRAAGS from the coding sequence ATGCGCGATGGTTTGGGTGCGATGCAACGAATCATGTTGCTTGGAGGCACAAGCGAGATTGGCCTCGCGATCGTGCGCGAGTTGGCGAAGGACGGACGGTTGACCGACGTCTTCTTGGCGGTTCGTTCCGTGGACTCCGCTGCGGAGGCGATAGCGGCGTTATCGCACGAACACCCAGGCCTGAACGTGGTCGCTGTGCAGTTTGACGCAGCCAAGCAGGAGACATATGAGCCGGCCTTCGACACAGCGTTCTCCGGTGGCTCCGTGGATTGCGTCATCAGTTCCTTCGGTCTGTTGGGTACCGGGGTGGACTGCGAGCAGGACCTCGACGGCGTCCGGCAGTTGCTGGACGTCAACTACACCGGCGCGATCCTCACCGGCACCATCGCGGTTCAGCGCTTCCGCACCCAGGGATATGGCTCGTTGGTGGTGCTCTCATCGGTGGCGGCCGAGCGATCGAGACTGGACAACTACGTATACGCATCCACCAAGGCGGGCGTCGATGCGTGGGCGTCTGGAATGGCTGATTCGCTGGTGGGATCAGGGATTCAGGTTTTGGTGGTTCGTCCTGGATTCGTCCACACCAAGATGACCGAGGGCTTGCCGGTCGCGCCGTTGGCCACCACGCCGGAGGTCGTCGCCGAACAGACCGTCAAAGCCTTGCGAAAGGGTTCCTCGCTGGTGTGGGCACCCGCGGGTGTCCGGCCGTTGATGTCGACCTTGCGACATCTGCCACGGCCGGTCTTCCGGGTTGTGACCAAGCGGGCAGCCGGGTCGTAG
- a CDS encoding FAD-binding oxidoreductase, producing MTEIAVTGHSRRLIAGWGRTAPVTSDVVVPEDYRNVADVVGQAEGSVIARGLGRSYGDAAQVAGGTTIDLTRCDRILGFDATTGVVDVEAGVSIDHLIRTFVPKGWFVPVTPGTRYVTVGGAIASDVHGKNHHAVGSFGQHVVDLTVVTGAGTVLNCSPESEPELFWATVAGMGLTGVITRARVQLQPIESSLIKATNERAANLDDVMSRMMEIDKSVPYTVAWVDSLAKGSRFGRGLISHGDHAVAADTPGRADPLAMSISDPVAFPINLPSRSLNKLSVAAFNELWFRKTPKTAAAQLTSMASFFHPLDMVGDWNRIYGAPGFLQYQFVVPDSGSELIGRALRTIAATGGVSFLTVLKRFGPGNQAPLSFPMTGWTLALDIPARVAGLGRVLDRLDEQVAQAGGRIYFTKDSRLRPDLVDTMYPQLRQWQAVRDRYDPSRRMQSDLATRLGI from the coding sequence ATGACCGAGATTGCCGTCACCGGACATTCCCGCAGGCTCATCGCGGGGTGGGGCCGGACAGCGCCAGTCACCTCTGACGTCGTCGTCCCAGAGGACTACCGCAACGTCGCAGACGTCGTCGGGCAAGCCGAGGGCTCGGTGATCGCCAGAGGCCTGGGCCGCTCCTATGGCGACGCGGCGCAAGTGGCCGGCGGCACGACGATTGACCTCACCAGGTGCGATCGCATCCTCGGATTCGACGCGACGACCGGGGTGGTCGACGTTGAGGCTGGGGTGTCGATTGATCACCTGATCCGAACCTTTGTGCCAAAAGGCTGGTTCGTGCCAGTCACGCCGGGGACTCGATATGTGACGGTAGGCGGCGCGATTGCCTCCGACGTGCACGGCAAGAACCACCACGCCGTTGGCAGCTTCGGCCAGCACGTCGTGGACCTGACCGTGGTGACCGGGGCAGGCACCGTGCTGAACTGCTCGCCGGAATCGGAACCGGAGCTCTTTTGGGCGACCGTGGCGGGCATGGGCCTGACTGGTGTGATCACCCGCGCACGAGTGCAGCTGCAGCCGATCGAGTCGTCCCTGATCAAGGCCACGAACGAGCGCGCAGCCAACCTCGACGACGTCATGTCGAGGATGATGGAGATCGACAAGTCCGTGCCCTACACGGTCGCGTGGGTGGATAGCTTGGCGAAGGGCTCGCGGTTCGGGCGCGGGCTGATCAGCCACGGCGATCACGCGGTGGCCGCTGACACTCCGGGCCGCGCTGATCCCCTAGCGATGTCGATCAGCGATCCAGTCGCATTCCCGATCAACCTTCCGAGTAGGTCGCTGAACAAGCTGTCGGTGGCGGCGTTCAACGAACTGTGGTTCCGCAAGACTCCGAAGACCGCCGCCGCGCAGTTGACGTCGATGGCGAGCTTCTTCCATCCACTCGACATGGTCGGTGACTGGAACCGCATCTATGGTGCCCCCGGATTCCTGCAGTACCAATTCGTCGTCCCCGACTCGGGCTCGGAACTCATCGGCCGCGCGCTACGAACCATCGCGGCGACCGGGGGCGTGTCGTTCTTGACCGTCCTCAAACGCTTCGGACCGGGCAATCAGGCCCCGCTTTCTTTCCCCATGACCGGCTGGACGCTCGCGCTCGACATCCCCGCACGGGTCGCGGGCCTCGGACGGGTACTCGATCGGCTCGACGAGCAGGTGGCGCAGGCCGGTGGCCGGATCTACTTCACCAAGGACTCGCGGCTGCGGCCTGACCTGGTCGACACGATGTACCCGCAGCTCCGGCAGTGGCAAGCAGTGCGGGACCGCTACGACCCGTCGAGGCGGATGCAGTCAGACCTGGCCACTCGGCTCGGTATCTAG